A region of Etheostoma cragini isolate CJK2018 chromosome 24, CSU_Ecrag_1.0, whole genome shotgun sequence DNA encodes the following proteins:
- the LOC117939192 gene encoding protein FAM184A-like isoform X1 has translation MATGSGWQPPYNTSTSSTKYTPSPTSSMFYDGTLTLEYTQDLHLKMSKKIAQLTKVIYALNTKNDEHEEEIESLKEAHEDEVQHIVTETRDKIMQYKSKMVDDADLRRRLASLEESVDLHEHMKRQALAEFEMYRQRMEDSQLCTEAQHTQRVVSMSREVEEMRRDFEEKLRAFSQAQAQFEADKRRALEELRATHRQEVEELLNNQQNQSATSTEDQEKLAELHRQEVEALMERVEEISKDKVRLVEEFEAKLGKAQEYYERELEAMRRTHQLTTENLLAWKRTEVELRKEFQAQEAALQRSLSRLRSELQKAQEEARENRDKTNRLQTSLANAEGTIKNLHKQLEEAIQDGEIWVMQLKDTEYELDGSRERVQQQATEILHKASQIGSLQATQMSHEATIRNLDVEQSRLKEKISRLEEEREALLNQSQASNEQHKQQVLKLEQSLREEHQGYEKELCRLRAHYEEEMHRFREAQVRALEEMEEKHQAMREEAQQEKEDEKKVLMTKMSQEFEIKRMSLEEQRDRLQQQLDNLKEELSAKLNMANQEVSHFQEQVREGEQNMSSAQAQISCLRETQEKLKTELDATRARVRETSNLLTDLQEEIETQRQQHDARVMSIRTEEKQKMDKMADELDQKWRDALREEVRLLKEELTEEYEADKQAELTQISQQKELEMMAAREGWQRKVEDLLEQISLLKQSLELQLSQSQSALQQLQSQFNQERELLSQQLKEMQREHQRREHRLQEAHCCALSTMEEARQHQIRALEERLKQEQREEVHALKEAHRRTLDILRQQSDQELQTLRFELEDEGKAKLASLRAELNHIHAASIEHLKQIHLKENTSAKRDLEKAMEHSRQQEQELLVRISDLQAELCSRSNRITDLDHEIHSLNETIDTLTRELEIKGKEVLRVRSEANHQIRAHEQDLSKRHERDLGDINIMHQREIQIMLADFNKAQEVLKDKITALQILLEGTEDKLRHRESRPEDLHVIAELREMVTEREALVKKLVDDKKFYQLELVNRETGFNKVFNSSANVGVINPLIKHHLPLPPPSPHPPHHPMPSLALPHALHPQEALVHHQGLQSFRSLPETNATTPSDRRGMEPGKSNESVVKDEELYAQYFTF, from the exons GTAATTTATGCTCTCAACACCAAGAACGACGAGCATGAGGAAGAAATTGAGTCTCTGAAAGAAGCCCATGAGGACGAG GTCCAGCACATTGTGACCGAAACCAGAGACAAGATCATGCAGTACAAGAGTAAGATGGTGGACGATGCGGACCTGAGGCGGCGGCTGGCCAGTCTGGAAGAATCTGTGGATCTCCACGaacacatgaagagacag GCTTTAGCAGAGTTTGAGATGTACAGACAGAGAATGGAGGATTCACAGCTCTGCACTGaagcccaacacacacagagagtggtTTCTATGAGCAGAGAG GTGGAGGAGATGCGTCGGGATTTTGAGGAGAAGCTGCGAGCGTTCAGCCAGGCTCAGGCCCAGTTTGAGGCGGATAAACGGCGAGCGCTGGAGGAGCTGAGGGCCACCCACCGCCAGGAGGTGGAGGAACTCCTCAACAACCAGCAGAACCAGAGCGCCACCTCCACCGAAGACCAGGAGAAACTGGCTGAGCTCCATAGACAAGAG GTGGAAGCATTGAtggagagggtggaggagaTATCAAAGGACAAGGTCCGTCTGGTGGAGGAGTTTGAGGCCAAGCTGGGCAAGGCACAGGAGTATTATGAGAGGGAGCTGGAGGCCATGAGGAGAACGCACCAGCTCACCACTGAAAACCTGCTGGCCTGGAAAAGGACCGAG GTTGAGCTTCGTAAGGAGTTCCAGGCTCAGGAAGCAGCGCTGCAGCGCTCTCTGTCCAGGCTGAGGAGTGAGCTTCAGAAAGCTCAGGAGGAGGCCAGAGAGAaccgagacaagaccaacaGACTGCAGACATCGCTGGCCAACGCAGAGGGAACtatcaag aacCTGCACAAGCAGCTGGAAGAGGCCATCCAGGACGGAGAGATCTGGGTGATGCAGCTGAAGGACACGGAGTATGAACTAGACGGCAGCAGGGAACGAGTACAACAGCAGGCAACTGAAATCCTCCATAAAGCCA GTCAGATTGGCTCCCTGCAGGCCACCCAGATGTCCCATGAGGCGACCATCAGGAACCTGGACGTGGAGCAGAGCCGGCTGAAGGAGAAGATCAGCcggctggaggaggagagggaggctCTGCTCAACCAGAGCCAGGCCTCTAATGAACAGCACAAACAGCAAGTGCTCAAACTAGAACAG TCTCTGCGTGAGGAGCACCAGGGTTATGAGAAGGAGCTCTGCAGGCTGAGAGCACACTACGAGGAGGAGATGCATCGCTTCAGGGAGGCGCAGGTCAGAGCACtggaagagatggaggagaaaCACCAGGCCATGAGGGAGGAGGCCCAGCAGGAGAAAGAGGACGAGAAGAAAGTCCTCATGACG AAAATGAGTCAGGAGTTTGAGATTAAGCGTATGTCACTGGAGGAGCAGCGTGATCGCCTTCAGCAGCAACTCGACAACTTGAAAGAGGAGCTCTCGGCCAAACTCAACATGGCCAATCAGGAG GTGTCCCACTTCCAGGAGCAAGTGAGAGAGGGGGAGCAGAACATGAGTTCAGCTCAGGCACAGATCAGCTGTCTGAGGGAAACTCAGGAAAAACTCAAGACTGAACTGGACGCTACTCGAGCCCGGGTCCGAGAGACCAGCAACCTGCTAACTGACCTACAG gAGGAGATCGAGACCCAGAGACAGCAGCATGATGCCAGAGTGATGTCCATTAGAACAGAGGAGAAGCAGAAGATGGACAAAATGGCCGATGAATTGGACCAGAAATGGAGAGATGCACTgcg GGAGGAGGTGCGTTTATTGAAGGAGGAGTTGACCGAGGAGTATGAAGCAGATAAACAGGCGGAGTTGACTCAGATCTCCCAGCAAAAAGAACTGGAGATGATGGCGGCAAGAGAGGGTTGGCAGAGGAAGGTGGAAGACCTGCTGGAACAg atcTCTCTATTGAAACAGTCCCTGGAGCTGCAGTTGTCACAGTCCCAGTCAGCTCTCCAGCAGCTGCAGTCTCAGTTTAACCAGGAGAGGGAGCTGCTGAGCCAACAGCTGAAAG AGATGCAGAGAGAACATCAGAGGAGAGAGCATCGACTACAGGAGGCCCACTGCTGTGCCCTGAGCACCATGGAGGAGGCCAGACAACACCAGATAAGG GCCCTGGAGGAGCGTCTAAAGCaggagcagagggaggaggtCCACGCTTTGAAGGAGGCCCACAGGAGGACCTTAGACATCCTGAGACAACAGTCGGACCAGGAGCTGCAGACGCTGCGATTTGAATTGGAGGACGAAGGAAAAGCAAAGCTGg CATCTCTTCGTGCAGAACTGAACCACATTCACGCTGCGTCAATAGAGCATCTAAAGCAGATCCAtctcaaagaaaacacatcCGCCAAAAGAGATCTAGAAAAAGCTATGGAGCACAGCCGTCAGCAG GAACAAGAGCTCCTAGTTCGTATATCAGACCTGCAAGCAGAGCTGTGTTCCCGTAGCAACCGCATCACCGATCTGGACCATGAGATCCACTCCCTGAACGAGACCATCGACACTCTGACCAGAGAGCTGGAGATAAAGGGCAAAGAGGTGCTGCGGGTCCGCAGTGAAGCTAACCATCAGATAAG GGCCCATGAACAAGACCTTTCAAAGAGACACGAGAGGGATCTGGGGGATATAAATATAATGCATCAAAGAGAAATACAAATCATGCTTGCAGACTTCAATAAGGCCCAGGAGGTCCTCAAAGACAAGATCACTGCACTACAAATACT GTTGGAGGGGACAGAGGACAAGTTAAGACACAGAGAGAGCCGGCCAGAAGACCTGCATGTTATAGCAGAGCTCCGAGAGATGGTCACCGAAAGAGAAGCACTGGTGAAAAAGCTGGTG GACGACAAGAAGTTCTACCAGCTAGAGTTGGTCAACCGAGAGACGGGGTTCAACAAGGTCTTCAATTCCAGTGCCAATGTTGGTGTAATCAACCCTCTTATCAAG CATCAtcttccacttcctcctccttctcctcatcCTCCACATCATCCCATGCCAAGCCTTGCTCTTCCTCATGCTCTTCATCCTCAGGAAGCCCTGGTGCATCATCAGGGCCTACAAAGCTTTAGGAG CCTTCCTGAGACCAACGCCACGACACCATCTGACAGGAGGGGGATGGAGCCAGGAAAAAGCAATGAATCTGTTGTAAAAGACGAGGAGCTGTACGCCCAGTACTTCACTTTCTAA
- the LOC117939192 gene encoding protein FAM184A-like isoform X2 — translation MATGSGWQPPYNTSTSSTKYTPSPTSSMFYDGTLTLEYTQDLHLKMSKKIAQLTKVIYALNTKNDEHEEEIESLKEAHEDEVQHIVTETRDKIMQYKSKMVDDADLRRRLASLEESVDLHEHMKRQALAEFEMYRQRMEDSQLCTEAQHTQRVVSMSREVEALMERVEEISKDKVRLVEEFEAKLGKAQEYYERELEAMRRTHQLTTENLLAWKRTEVELRKEFQAQEAALQRSLSRLRSELQKAQEEARENRDKTNRLQTSLANAEGTIKNLHKQLEEAIQDGEIWVMQLKDTEYELDGSRERVQQQATEILHKASQIGSLQATQMSHEATIRNLDVEQSRLKEKISRLEEEREALLNQSQASNEQHKQQVLKLEQSLREEHQGYEKELCRLRAHYEEEMHRFREAQVRALEEMEEKHQAMREEAQQEKEDEKKVLMTKMSQEFEIKRMSLEEQRDRLQQQLDNLKEELSAKLNMANQEVSHFQEQVREGEQNMSSAQAQISCLRETQEKLKTELDATRARVRETSNLLTDLQEEIETQRQQHDARVMSIRTEEKQKMDKMADELDQKWRDALREEVRLLKEELTEEYEADKQAELTQISQQKELEMMAAREGWQRKVEDLLEQISLLKQSLELQLSQSQSALQQLQSQFNQERELLSQQLKEMQREHQRREHRLQEAHCCALSTMEEARQHQIRALEERLKQEQREEVHALKEAHRRTLDILRQQSDQELQTLRFELEDEGKAKLASLRAELNHIHAASIEHLKQIHLKENTSAKRDLEKAMEHSRQQEQELLVRISDLQAELCSRSNRITDLDHEIHSLNETIDTLTRELEIKGKEVLRVRSEANHQIRAHEQDLSKRHERDLGDINIMHQREIQIMLADFNKAQEVLKDKITALQILLEGTEDKLRHRESRPEDLHVIAELREMVTEREALVKKLVDDKKFYQLELVNRETGFNKVFNSSANVGVINPLIKHHLPLPPPSPHPPHHPMPSLALPHALHPQEALVHHQGLQSFRSLPETNATTPSDRRGMEPGKSNESVVKDEELYAQYFTF, via the exons GTAATTTATGCTCTCAACACCAAGAACGACGAGCATGAGGAAGAAATTGAGTCTCTGAAAGAAGCCCATGAGGACGAG GTCCAGCACATTGTGACCGAAACCAGAGACAAGATCATGCAGTACAAGAGTAAGATGGTGGACGATGCGGACCTGAGGCGGCGGCTGGCCAGTCTGGAAGAATCTGTGGATCTCCACGaacacatgaagagacag GCTTTAGCAGAGTTTGAGATGTACAGACAGAGAATGGAGGATTCACAGCTCTGCACTGaagcccaacacacacagagagtggtTTCTATGAGCAGAGAG GTGGAAGCATTGAtggagagggtggaggagaTATCAAAGGACAAGGTCCGTCTGGTGGAGGAGTTTGAGGCCAAGCTGGGCAAGGCACAGGAGTATTATGAGAGGGAGCTGGAGGCCATGAGGAGAACGCACCAGCTCACCACTGAAAACCTGCTGGCCTGGAAAAGGACCGAG GTTGAGCTTCGTAAGGAGTTCCAGGCTCAGGAAGCAGCGCTGCAGCGCTCTCTGTCCAGGCTGAGGAGTGAGCTTCAGAAAGCTCAGGAGGAGGCCAGAGAGAaccgagacaagaccaacaGACTGCAGACATCGCTGGCCAACGCAGAGGGAACtatcaag aacCTGCACAAGCAGCTGGAAGAGGCCATCCAGGACGGAGAGATCTGGGTGATGCAGCTGAAGGACACGGAGTATGAACTAGACGGCAGCAGGGAACGAGTACAACAGCAGGCAACTGAAATCCTCCATAAAGCCA GTCAGATTGGCTCCCTGCAGGCCACCCAGATGTCCCATGAGGCGACCATCAGGAACCTGGACGTGGAGCAGAGCCGGCTGAAGGAGAAGATCAGCcggctggaggaggagagggaggctCTGCTCAACCAGAGCCAGGCCTCTAATGAACAGCACAAACAGCAAGTGCTCAAACTAGAACAG TCTCTGCGTGAGGAGCACCAGGGTTATGAGAAGGAGCTCTGCAGGCTGAGAGCACACTACGAGGAGGAGATGCATCGCTTCAGGGAGGCGCAGGTCAGAGCACtggaagagatggaggagaaaCACCAGGCCATGAGGGAGGAGGCCCAGCAGGAGAAAGAGGACGAGAAGAAAGTCCTCATGACG AAAATGAGTCAGGAGTTTGAGATTAAGCGTATGTCACTGGAGGAGCAGCGTGATCGCCTTCAGCAGCAACTCGACAACTTGAAAGAGGAGCTCTCGGCCAAACTCAACATGGCCAATCAGGAG GTGTCCCACTTCCAGGAGCAAGTGAGAGAGGGGGAGCAGAACATGAGTTCAGCTCAGGCACAGATCAGCTGTCTGAGGGAAACTCAGGAAAAACTCAAGACTGAACTGGACGCTACTCGAGCCCGGGTCCGAGAGACCAGCAACCTGCTAACTGACCTACAG gAGGAGATCGAGACCCAGAGACAGCAGCATGATGCCAGAGTGATGTCCATTAGAACAGAGGAGAAGCAGAAGATGGACAAAATGGCCGATGAATTGGACCAGAAATGGAGAGATGCACTgcg GGAGGAGGTGCGTTTATTGAAGGAGGAGTTGACCGAGGAGTATGAAGCAGATAAACAGGCGGAGTTGACTCAGATCTCCCAGCAAAAAGAACTGGAGATGATGGCGGCAAGAGAGGGTTGGCAGAGGAAGGTGGAAGACCTGCTGGAACAg atcTCTCTATTGAAACAGTCCCTGGAGCTGCAGTTGTCACAGTCCCAGTCAGCTCTCCAGCAGCTGCAGTCTCAGTTTAACCAGGAGAGGGAGCTGCTGAGCCAACAGCTGAAAG AGATGCAGAGAGAACATCAGAGGAGAGAGCATCGACTACAGGAGGCCCACTGCTGTGCCCTGAGCACCATGGAGGAGGCCAGACAACACCAGATAAGG GCCCTGGAGGAGCGTCTAAAGCaggagcagagggaggaggtCCACGCTTTGAAGGAGGCCCACAGGAGGACCTTAGACATCCTGAGACAACAGTCGGACCAGGAGCTGCAGACGCTGCGATTTGAATTGGAGGACGAAGGAAAAGCAAAGCTGg CATCTCTTCGTGCAGAACTGAACCACATTCACGCTGCGTCAATAGAGCATCTAAAGCAGATCCAtctcaaagaaaacacatcCGCCAAAAGAGATCTAGAAAAAGCTATGGAGCACAGCCGTCAGCAG GAACAAGAGCTCCTAGTTCGTATATCAGACCTGCAAGCAGAGCTGTGTTCCCGTAGCAACCGCATCACCGATCTGGACCATGAGATCCACTCCCTGAACGAGACCATCGACACTCTGACCAGAGAGCTGGAGATAAAGGGCAAAGAGGTGCTGCGGGTCCGCAGTGAAGCTAACCATCAGATAAG GGCCCATGAACAAGACCTTTCAAAGAGACACGAGAGGGATCTGGGGGATATAAATATAATGCATCAAAGAGAAATACAAATCATGCTTGCAGACTTCAATAAGGCCCAGGAGGTCCTCAAAGACAAGATCACTGCACTACAAATACT GTTGGAGGGGACAGAGGACAAGTTAAGACACAGAGAGAGCCGGCCAGAAGACCTGCATGTTATAGCAGAGCTCCGAGAGATGGTCACCGAAAGAGAAGCACTGGTGAAAAAGCTGGTG GACGACAAGAAGTTCTACCAGCTAGAGTTGGTCAACCGAGAGACGGGGTTCAACAAGGTCTTCAATTCCAGTGCCAATGTTGGTGTAATCAACCCTCTTATCAAG CATCAtcttccacttcctcctccttctcctcatcCTCCACATCATCCCATGCCAAGCCTTGCTCTTCCTCATGCTCTTCATCCTCAGGAAGCCCTGGTGCATCATCAGGGCCTACAAAGCTTTAGGAG CCTTCCTGAGACCAACGCCACGACACCATCTGACAGGAGGGGGATGGAGCCAGGAAAAAGCAATGAATCTGTTGTAAAAGACGAGGAGCTGTACGCCCAGTACTTCACTTTCTAA
- the LOC117939192 gene encoding protein FAM184A-like isoform X4 codes for MATGSGWQPPYNTSTSSTKYTPSPTSSMFYDGTLTLEYTQDLHLKMSKKIAQLTKVIYALNTKNDEHEEEIESLKEAHEDEVQHIVTETRDKIMQYKSKMVDDADLRRRLASLEESVDLHEHMKRQALAEFEMYRQRMEDSQLCTEAQHTQRVVSMSREVEEMRRDFEEKLRAFSQAQAQFEADKRRALEELRATHRQEVEELLNNQQNQSATSTEDQEKLAELHRQEVEALMERVEEISKDKVRLVEEFEAKLGKAQEYYERELEAMRRTHQLTTENLLAWKRTEVELRKEFQAQEAALQRSLSRLRSELQKAQEEARENRDKTNRLQTSLANAEGTIKNLHKQLEEAIQDGEIWVMQLKDTEYELDGSRERVQQQATEILHKASQIGSLQATQMSHEATIRNLDVEQSRLKEKISRLEEEREALLNQSQASNEQHKQQVLKLEQSLREEHQGYEKELCRLRAHYEEEMHRFREAQVRALEEMEEKHQAMREEAQQEKEDEKKVLMTKMSQEFEIKRMSLEEQRDRLQQQLDNLKEELSAKLNMANQEVSHFQEQVREGEQNMSSAQAQISCLRETQEKLKTELDATRARVRETSNLLTDLQEEIETQRQQHDARVMSIRTEEKQKMDKMADELDQKWRDALREEVRLLKEELTEEYEADKQAELTQISQQKELEMMAAREGWQRKVEDLLEQISLLKQSLELQLSQSQSALQQLQSQFNQERELLSQQLKEMQREHQRREHRLQEAHCCALSTMEEARQHQIRALEERLKQEQREEVHALKEAHRRTLDILRQQSDQELQTLRFELEDEGKAKLASLRAELNHIHAASIEHLKQIHLKENTSAKRDLEKAMEHSRQQEQELLVRISDLQAELCSRSNRITDLDHEIHSLNETIDTLTRELEIKGKEVLRVRSEANHQIRAHEQDLSKRHERDLGDINIMHQREIQIMLADFNKAQEVLKDKITALQILLEGTEDKLRHRESRPEDLHVIAELREMVTEREALVKKLVDDKKFYQLELVNRETGFNKVFNSSANVGVINPLIKLKTGSQSDHRFTSFSSQSSLRLVGPPAMSHEGEEEEGRELVEHHLPLPPPSPHPPHHPMPSLALPHALHPQEALVHHQGLQSFRSLPETNATTPSDRRGMEPGKSNESVVKDEELYAQYFTF; via the exons GTAATTTATGCTCTCAACACCAAGAACGACGAGCATGAGGAAGAAATTGAGTCTCTGAAAGAAGCCCATGAGGACGAG GTCCAGCACATTGTGACCGAAACCAGAGACAAGATCATGCAGTACAAGAGTAAGATGGTGGACGATGCGGACCTGAGGCGGCGGCTGGCCAGTCTGGAAGAATCTGTGGATCTCCACGaacacatgaagagacag GCTTTAGCAGAGTTTGAGATGTACAGACAGAGAATGGAGGATTCACAGCTCTGCACTGaagcccaacacacacagagagtggtTTCTATGAGCAGAGAG GTGGAGGAGATGCGTCGGGATTTTGAGGAGAAGCTGCGAGCGTTCAGCCAGGCTCAGGCCCAGTTTGAGGCGGATAAACGGCGAGCGCTGGAGGAGCTGAGGGCCACCCACCGCCAGGAGGTGGAGGAACTCCTCAACAACCAGCAGAACCAGAGCGCCACCTCCACCGAAGACCAGGAGAAACTGGCTGAGCTCCATAGACAAGAG GTGGAAGCATTGAtggagagggtggaggagaTATCAAAGGACAAGGTCCGTCTGGTGGAGGAGTTTGAGGCCAAGCTGGGCAAGGCACAGGAGTATTATGAGAGGGAGCTGGAGGCCATGAGGAGAACGCACCAGCTCACCACTGAAAACCTGCTGGCCTGGAAAAGGACCGAG GTTGAGCTTCGTAAGGAGTTCCAGGCTCAGGAAGCAGCGCTGCAGCGCTCTCTGTCCAGGCTGAGGAGTGAGCTTCAGAAAGCTCAGGAGGAGGCCAGAGAGAaccgagacaagaccaacaGACTGCAGACATCGCTGGCCAACGCAGAGGGAACtatcaag aacCTGCACAAGCAGCTGGAAGAGGCCATCCAGGACGGAGAGATCTGGGTGATGCAGCTGAAGGACACGGAGTATGAACTAGACGGCAGCAGGGAACGAGTACAACAGCAGGCAACTGAAATCCTCCATAAAGCCA GTCAGATTGGCTCCCTGCAGGCCACCCAGATGTCCCATGAGGCGACCATCAGGAACCTGGACGTGGAGCAGAGCCGGCTGAAGGAGAAGATCAGCcggctggaggaggagagggaggctCTGCTCAACCAGAGCCAGGCCTCTAATGAACAGCACAAACAGCAAGTGCTCAAACTAGAACAG TCTCTGCGTGAGGAGCACCAGGGTTATGAGAAGGAGCTCTGCAGGCTGAGAGCACACTACGAGGAGGAGATGCATCGCTTCAGGGAGGCGCAGGTCAGAGCACtggaagagatggaggagaaaCACCAGGCCATGAGGGAGGAGGCCCAGCAGGAGAAAGAGGACGAGAAGAAAGTCCTCATGACG AAAATGAGTCAGGAGTTTGAGATTAAGCGTATGTCACTGGAGGAGCAGCGTGATCGCCTTCAGCAGCAACTCGACAACTTGAAAGAGGAGCTCTCGGCCAAACTCAACATGGCCAATCAGGAG GTGTCCCACTTCCAGGAGCAAGTGAGAGAGGGGGAGCAGAACATGAGTTCAGCTCAGGCACAGATCAGCTGTCTGAGGGAAACTCAGGAAAAACTCAAGACTGAACTGGACGCTACTCGAGCCCGGGTCCGAGAGACCAGCAACCTGCTAACTGACCTACAG gAGGAGATCGAGACCCAGAGACAGCAGCATGATGCCAGAGTGATGTCCATTAGAACAGAGGAGAAGCAGAAGATGGACAAAATGGCCGATGAATTGGACCAGAAATGGAGAGATGCACTgcg GGAGGAGGTGCGTTTATTGAAGGAGGAGTTGACCGAGGAGTATGAAGCAGATAAACAGGCGGAGTTGACTCAGATCTCCCAGCAAAAAGAACTGGAGATGATGGCGGCAAGAGAGGGTTGGCAGAGGAAGGTGGAAGACCTGCTGGAACAg atcTCTCTATTGAAACAGTCCCTGGAGCTGCAGTTGTCACAGTCCCAGTCAGCTCTCCAGCAGCTGCAGTCTCAGTTTAACCAGGAGAGGGAGCTGCTGAGCCAACAGCTGAAAG AGATGCAGAGAGAACATCAGAGGAGAGAGCATCGACTACAGGAGGCCCACTGCTGTGCCCTGAGCACCATGGAGGAGGCCAGACAACACCAGATAAGG GCCCTGGAGGAGCGTCTAAAGCaggagcagagggaggaggtCCACGCTTTGAAGGAGGCCCACAGGAGGACCTTAGACATCCTGAGACAACAGTCGGACCAGGAGCTGCAGACGCTGCGATTTGAATTGGAGGACGAAGGAAAAGCAAAGCTGg CATCTCTTCGTGCAGAACTGAACCACATTCACGCTGCGTCAATAGAGCATCTAAAGCAGATCCAtctcaaagaaaacacatcCGCCAAAAGAGATCTAGAAAAAGCTATGGAGCACAGCCGTCAGCAG GAACAAGAGCTCCTAGTTCGTATATCAGACCTGCAAGCAGAGCTGTGTTCCCGTAGCAACCGCATCACCGATCTGGACCATGAGATCCACTCCCTGAACGAGACCATCGACACTCTGACCAGAGAGCTGGAGATAAAGGGCAAAGAGGTGCTGCGGGTCCGCAGTGAAGCTAACCATCAGATAAG GGCCCATGAACAAGACCTTTCAAAGAGACACGAGAGGGATCTGGGGGATATAAATATAATGCATCAAAGAGAAATACAAATCATGCTTGCAGACTTCAATAAGGCCCAGGAGGTCCTCAAAGACAAGATCACTGCACTACAAATACT GTTGGAGGGGACAGAGGACAAGTTAAGACACAGAGAGAGCCGGCCAGAAGACCTGCATGTTATAGCAGAGCTCCGAGAGATGGTCACCGAAAGAGAAGCACTGGTGAAAAAGCTGGTG GACGACAAGAAGTTCTACCAGCTAGAGTTGGTCAACCGAGAGACGGGGTTCAACAAGGTCTTCAATTCCAGTGCCAATGTTGGTGTAATCAACCCTCTTATCAAG ttAAAAACAGGCAGCCAGTCAGACCACCGCTTCACCAGCTTTTCTAGCCAGTCATCTCTCCGATTGGTCGGCCCTCCCGCCATGAGTcatgaaggagaagaagaggagggacgGGAGCTGGTGGAG CATCAtcttccacttcctcctccttctcctcatcCTCCACATCATCCCATGCCAAGCCTTGCTCTTCCTCATGCTCTTCATCCTCAGGAAGCCCTGGTGCATCATCAGGGCCTACAAAGCTTTAGGAG CCTTCCTGAGACCAACGCCACGACACCATCTGACAGGAGGGGGATGGAGCCAGGAAAAAGCAATGAATCTGTTGTAAAAGACGAGGAGCTGTACGCCCAGTACTTCACTTTCTAA